The genomic segment GGCCACACGATAGCATCCATGCAATACTGTTAAATCAAAGAGATCTTCATAAAATCCCAAGAGTAAAGAGAGGGTCTTTGTTCATGGTGCTCCCTTTCTTAGATCCCCTGAAAATACAAGTAGAGGCTGTTCTGCAAACTatgctgtccttttttttttatggccTGGTCTTTGGCAAAAGGCAATACGTCTGCTAGCTGTTGGGATACACAACCTCTCCGTCGAGTGTCACTGGATGGCGAGTTGGGAGATCCGCTTACATCTGAAGCAGCGGCTTGTATACCCCATCCTGGGGTGTAAGGCCTGGTGCTGTATGTGGATGCTTCCCCAAGCACGGGTTCAATCAAGCGCCCTACAACTCTCCTTGCTTCGGATCAATTGCCATGGCGGATTTGCCCGGCTTCTGAGTTTCTGAGAAGGCCGAGTGCCCTTGTATTCACCTATTCCACTGAACAAGAACTCCACAGGGTTTTGAACTCCGATTTTACAAAGAAAACTTTTGGAGCCACAAAGTGAGGACTGCTGTTCTTTTCCTTGCAAGAGACACAAGCCCCAATGTGACTTTTTCAAAGAGTTGGAGGACAGGAGGCTGGCACGCTGAGGGGGACAGAATTCCTATTTCTGCTGGTTCCTTGCGGCAGCAGAGGAAGCTTGCTGCCCACAGGAGCCTCGTTAATGAGCAGGTTATACAATATTCATGGTGCTGAGTTTAACTCTTCAAACAGAACGTctaattgtaaaaagaaaaaaaagacgcTAAGTTACAGCTAAGACAACAAAGCGGGAAGAACTCCCTCTGTTGAGAAAACTAtccttttccctccttcccacACCACCGCCCGCTGCCCTGCCAGGGAGGCACGGCGACTCCCTGTCCTCATTAGCTCTGATCTGGCTGAGACACTCGACAGCGCCCAAACAGGGCCCCTGAGAGACCTGGTACGACGTCCTTCTCAGAGAACTGTTTCCTTCCTGCCCACGGAGGGAGCGATCGCATCGTATTCTGCCTGAACCGAAACAGTACTGTTCTCCACCAGCTCGCTGACAGGCACAGCCTCTCCCCGCCGCTCCCGGTCACAGGGTCACCAGCCGTCTCGCCAAAGGACACTTCTGACCGTCTGTGGCCATCCCGGGTGTGCAGGCAGCAAAGGCCGGCAGCCAGGGCTGTGCCCAGGGTGGCCGAAAGGCAAAGCAGGGTTCCCAGCTGGAGAGTGCTGAGCTGGATCCCCGAAGGGAAGCTGGCGCCCTCTGGCCCGACGCCCGGCCTTGGGTTTGTCTTCCTGGGCTGTCCCTCCCCCACTCTGGGGTCCTCATGCTTTGACTGAGACAAGAGGCTGGCAGAGGCTGCTGACGCCCCTGAGGGGCCTGcggcaggcttcctggaggaggcagaggtgtgCACGGCAGGGGTCGGGGTGGCTGCCCCACGCCCCTCCTCACTGAGCGCTTCAGGAGTCCAGAGGCGCCGAGGGTGGGACAGACGGACGGTGTGCAGAGGCCTCGCCATGGTCCCATTTgaggcctctgtcttgtcctagAGAAGGACGGAGAGGTACCAGTCAAAGGGGCGTGTTCTTCCAAGCTGCCACAGCACTTCGGAACAGCCTGTGCCCCTCAAGGAATCCCAGGCAGCGGCTGAAAAACCCAGGCCCTTGCCTGCTCCTCAAAGAGCCCGAGGAGAGAAAGAGGCACTTAACTGATGGCGATGGGTTGGCTAATGGAAACCCCACAAAGCGCTTGCCGGCCAATTATAAGACTAAGCTAGGCTCCTTTTGGAGTCTTCCCCAACAAGCACGGGCAGCCGCGTCCTCTCAGATGGCTGGAAGCTTTTAGTGTGTCTTTTTCTGCCAGGACCTATGCAAGAGGGACCACTTAATCTTACTATAGGTTCTGATAAATTTGAGTAAGAATATTACactatgttttattttgtgttcCTTCACAGACTTCAAAGGAATAGTAAATCACTGggcatgtatattttatatgcCCATTGATCTACACTCCAGAACCACACGTGGTTTTTTCGAGGCCAGTGTTACGGAGGCgtgggggaagaagagaggaatTATTAACTGAGGCTAAGTGGGAAAACAAATCGCTAAAGCCATCAATTTCTACAATTGCCGATAGCGTCAGGACACTGCATGTAATGGAGAGGCTGGTTTTGCCGGTATTGATTGGTAGAGAGACACTATGTGTTTATCAGGCCCTTGCCTCATCTCTCTGACTTGGTAACTGGTCTCACAGCTCTGACTTCCAGCCTGGAACTTCTCACTGACATCAAAATACCAACCTCTCCCTCGCTCGCAGTGCAGGGTGTTACCTGTTCGTGCCTGTCAGAGGGCAAGCAAGTTTCCGACCAGCGGAAGCCTGGAGGAGCCTGAGTCCTAAAGGGGAGAGTGGAAGGGGTGAGAAGGGATTCACTAAACGCACCCAAAGCAGCTGTTCCCTCTCACCGCAGTACATCCTGATGGAACTCAGCTTTGCTGGGAGAGACTCCTGAGAGACCATGGCAGCAGCTGGGGGAGGGCACGGGAGGTGAGTGGGGTGGCGGCCAAGCCCTCACCAGATACTCGCCTCCCAGAGACCCCTCCTTGGCCAAGAGACTGTAGTTTCCCTTGGTGATTACCATACCCAGCTCCTCCTGACCGATAGTCCTTCCTTAATCGGGGTTTCTCACCCACTGAGGAATGAATATGACTGAGATCTTTGTCAGACTCCAAGAGCTTTTCAGTTCCTCGGTGCCCAGTGCTCAGCCGAGGCCCACTGCCTGCCCTGCAGGGCCCACTCACTGCCCATTACCTGGAGTGGGTGCTAGCGCTGGAGGCAAGGCCCTCCGAAGAGGGTCTCCTGAGGGCCACCAGCCTCTCCAGCCCCCGGGCATCCAGGGAGGGCTCCAGGGTGGGGGCGCCGCGCCCGCTGGACTGCTGGCCACTGCGGCCCACGGCACTGTACGTGGAGCTGCTTGGGGCAGAGCATCTGCACCCCTGGGAAGCGGTGTCACCCAAATCCTGGCAGGCACAGGCACCACGTGGTCATCTTCTGCAGCTCTAGTTAGGCCAACAGCAGTGACGTCCGCAGGCTGCTGCGGAAGAGC from the Dasypus novemcinctus isolate mDasNov1 chromosome 1, mDasNov1.1.hap2, whole genome shotgun sequence genome contains:
- the REELD1 gene encoding LOW QUALITY PROTEIN: reelin domain-containing protein 1 (The sequence of the model RefSeq protein was modified relative to this genomic sequence to represent the inferred CDS: inserted 2 bases in 2 codons; substituted 2 bases at 2 genomic stop codons), translated to MRVSAALAGWACTTLCLASCLAAFYHSASSAACADMNPKHIQIQPQNPRTHHITIHTSRSSYSPGDKVPVTVRSSRDFMGFLLQARRVSDHQIAGTFVFHPPGSXPMTCFEESDCVTHSDKSLKRHLSFVWKAPAQPVGDIRFLLSVVQSYFVXWARTESPVLSQQTHSGGPSRGAEERGDRGAAPAPRAPVALPQQPADVTAVGLTRAAEDDHVVPVPARIWVTPLPRGADALPQXSSTYSAVGRSGQQSSGRGAPTLEPSLDARGLERLVALRRPSSEGLASSASTHSRTQAPPGFRWSETCLPSDRHEQDKTEASNGTMARPLHTVRLSHPRRLWTPEALSEEGRGAATPTPAVHTSASSRKPAAGPSGASAASASLLSQSKHEDPRVGEGQPRKTNPRPGVGPEGASFPSGIQLSTLQLGTLLCLSATLGTALAAGLCCLHTRDGHRRSEVSFGETAGDPVXRERRGEAVPVSELVENSTVSVQAEYDAIAPSVGRKETVL